A single region of the Brassica rapa cultivar Chiifu-401-42 chromosome A03, CAAS_Brap_v3.01, whole genome shotgun sequence genome encodes:
- the LOC103858902 gene encoding cell division control protein 48 homolog C, translating into MVRRGRGGGMGGGINRRYLSQVMDSCGKDLATAEEIVDDLRSRYGNFARLTRQVLLLNVRNVLTARNNNNKRAAKDEEEDDNNGGGDDSDAAPSKMKKPRRVDEKEEKLQRAEQSHLKRRNRDKSPSSSSSSSSEEEDSGDISTSEDAIYSQKLSPRFDLINDSLRDNYAKMNNSPAAKKPVVEKNVEVETVTNNKGRSKMGLKKEARVSLPLSGTTPTDNNNNNNKGGGGGPTFKDFGGIKKVLDDLENYVLFPLLNPPPFKTMGVKPPSGILFHGPPGCGKTQLANAIANEVGVPFYQISATEVVSGVSGASEENIRELFSKAYRTAPSIVFIDEIDAIGSKRENQQREMEKRIVTQLLTCMDGPRNKGDKNDAADSTSSGYVLVIGATNRPDALDPALRRSGRFEREIALNVPDEDARAEILSVVAQRLRLEGSFDMKRIARLTPGFVGADLEGVANMAGSLGIKRVKDSRKLQLSGDSDNQDDRSWLRQPWSEEDLEKLFVRMSDFEEAVKLVKGSLTREGFSTVPNVTWGDVGGLDHLRRELNNYIVRPIKNPEIYKAFGASLETGFLLYGPPGCGKTLVAKAVANEAGANFIHIKGPELLNKYVGESELAIRTLFQRARTSSPCVLFFDEVDALTTSRGREGGSVVESVLNQFLTELDGGERRNVYVIGATNRPDVIDSALLRPGRFGNLVYVPLPNADERVLILKSIAKKRPIDPSVDLDAIAKNCEGFSGADLANLMDKAIHVAVKEKFGSSESSEDDNIDLSDCTIKMTHFEQGLSLVTPSVSKQQIKHYEELPKKLQRSTGRNNMEQINVGSTFALEENKGLS; encoded by the exons ATGGTGAGGAGAGGTCGCGGCGGTGGTATGGGCGGAGGAATCAATCGGAGATACCTGAGTCAAGTTATGGATTCGTGCGGGAAGGACTTAGCTACGGCAGAGGAAATCGTCGATGACCTTCGTTCCAGATACGGTAACTTCGCGAGGCTGACCCGTCAAGTGCTCCTGCTCAACGTCAGGAATGTCCTCACTGCccgaaacaacaacaacaagcgTGCCGCCAAAGACGAAGAGGAAGATGACAACAATGGCGGCGGCGATGATTCTGATGCTGCTCCTAGTAAGATGAAGAAACCGAGACGTGTTGATGAGAAAGAGGAGAAGCTGCAGCGAGCTGAGCAATCTCATCTCAAGAGGAGAAATAGAGACAAGTctccttcttcgtcttcttcttcttcgtctgaagaagaagacagtGGCGATATCTCCACTTCTGAGGACGCTATATACAGCCAGAAGTTGAGTCCAAGGTTTGATTTGATCAATGACAGCTTACGAGATAACTACGCTAAGATGAATAATAGCCCCGCCGCCAAGAAACCAGTTGTGGAAAAGAATGTGGAAGTTGAGACTGTTACCAACAACAAAGGTAGAAGCAAGATGGGGCTTAAAAAGGAAGCTAGAGTCTCTCTTCCCTTGAGCGGAACTACTCCTactgataataataataataataataaaggaggaggaggaggacctACTTTTAAAGACTTTGGTGGGATTAAAAAAGTATTGGATGATTTGGAGAATTATGTCCTCTTCCCTCTGCTCAACCCTCCTCCCTTTAAGACGATGGGAGTCAAGCCCCCAAGCGGCATTCTCTTCCATGGTCCACCTGGCTGTGGCAAGACTCAGCTCGCCAATGCCATTGCCAATGAAGTTGGTGTTCCCTTTTATCAGATTTCAGCTACTGAAGTCGTTTCTGGTGTCTCTGGTGCTTCTGAAGAGAATATTAGAGAGCTCTTCTCTAAAGCCTATAGGACTGCGCCTTCCATTGTGTTTATCGATGAGATTGATGCCATTGGATCTAAGAGAGAGAACCAGCAACGGGAGATGGAGAAGAGGATTGTAACTCAGTTATTGACTTGTATGGATGGGCCTCGTAACAAGGGGGATAAAAATGATGCTGCTGATTCTACTTCTTCTGGATATGTTCTCGTCATTGGAGCTACTAACAGGCCTGATGCTCTTGATCCTGCTTTGAGGAGAAGTGGAAGATTTGAGCGTGAGATTGCTCTAAATGTTCCTGATGAAGATGCCAGGGCTGAGATACTCTCTGTTGTAGCTCAAAGGCTTAGACTTGAAGGTTCCTTTGACATGAAAAGAATCGCTCGCTTGACACCAGGTTTTGTTGGAGCTGATTTGGAAGGTGTAGCTAACATGGCTGGAAGCCTAGGCATAAAGAGGGTCAAGGATTCAAGAAAATTGCAACTGTCCGGTGACAGTGACAACCAGGATGATAGGTCTTGGCTGAGGCAGCCATGGTCAGAAGAAGATTTGGAAAAGCTCTTTGTTAGAATGTCTGATTTCGAG GAAGCAGTGAAGTTAGTTAAGGGATCTTTAACTAGAGAAGGCTTCTCTACCGTGCCTAATGTTACATGGGGGGATGTTGGTGGACTTGACCATCTACGGCGTGAACTCAACAATTACATAGTTAGGCCTATCAAAAATCCAGAGATTTATAAG GCTTTTGGAGCGAGCTTAGAGACAGGTTTCTTGCTCTATGGACCACCGGGTTGTGGTAAGACGTTGGTTGCAAAGGCAGTTGCAAACGAGGCAGGAGCTAATTTCATACACATTAAG GGTCCAGAACTTCTAAATAAATACGTTGGAGAAAGCGAGCTTGCTATTAGGACCTTGTTTCAGCGCGCCCGGACAAGCTCACCATGTGTActcttctttgatgag GTGGATGCTTTGACAACAAGTCGAGGCAGAGAAGGTGGTTCGGTTGTTGAAAGTGTTTTGAACCag TTTCTTACTGAACTGGACGGTGGAGAGAGACGTAATGTGTATGTAATTGGAGCTACAAACCGGCCCGATGTGATTGATTCTGCTTTACTAAGACCGGGTAGGTTTGGGAATCTTGTATACGTACCGCTGCCTAACGCGGATGAGCGTGTTTTAATCCTAAAATCAATTGCAAAGAAGAGACCAATAGATCCGAGTGTTGATCTGGATGCCATTGCAAAGAACTGTGAAGGTTTCAGCGGAGCTGATCTCGCTAACCTG ATGGACAAAGCGATACACGTGGCAGTGAAGGAGAAGTTCGGGTCCAGTGAGTCGTCTGAAGATGATAATATAGATTTAAGTGATTGTACCATCAAGATGACTCATTTCGAGCAAGGCTTGTCCTTAGTCACACCATCTGTGAGCAAAcag CAAATAAAACACTATGAGGAACTTCCAAAGAAGCTACAAAGAAGCACGGGAAGAAACAACATGGAGCAAATCAACGTAGGATCAACTTTTGCCCTCGAGGAAAATAAAGGACTCTCTTAA